TCATCGagttcttcttgttcaggTTGTTGAGAATCTCTTCGAAGCGTCGCGTGAAGTGGCGTGTGCTGTCTGTAAAGGTCGGATCAACCTTTTGCAGCTCAAAAACCGGCTGGTTGTGGTCCGCCACGACTGAAGGCAAGGAAAGCATGGACACATTGCGGGAGTGAGTGAAAGGAGTATTTCCGCCAGAACCCAATGCGAACTGGAATGGGTATTGGGGCAGCCCCGGGGTTCCTGGCATTGGAGAGGAGGCCCGTGACATGTTGTTTGGTGAGCCTGGCACGGACATGTAAGTAGATCCTTGAGGACCAGCGAGCGAGTGAGTACTATTGTTCGTGTGTGCCATTCCGATATCTTGAGTTCCCAAAGTGTTGTTAACTGCAGCCATAGCTTCTTCAGGTGAAATATAGTTCACCTGCGGCGTAGTGGtgccctcttcttcggcatccGTGTTCTCACCTTCCAAATCCTCTCCTAGGATCTGGCTCTCGCGCGGCGGGCTCTTGCCGGGACGTTTTCTGTCCTGACCAGGTCCAGATCGCCGACCGAGCGAGAGTTTGCGACCCAGGctgctgttcctgttgccATCAGCTCCCTCCAATTGCAATTCTGCAAATCGAGACTGGCCGGGCGTCAAAAGCCTTCCTGGCGGTGTATCCAAACCCTCTGTCACCGACTGGGTAGGTCCTGGAAGGCCCAGCGTAGACATTCGTACGCTTTGAGTCTCCCAATAGTTCTGCGACTCTGGCATCGGGCCTGTCAcggtgttcttgttcttggtgTGATGGATTTGGATCGCTGTTCGTTGCAAGGCTTCGAGTTTCTGAATCCATTCAAGAACGGGGAAATGTTGCCTGACGGAATTGGCGCGCATCTCCTCACGAGCGTCCTGTGATGAGTCCAACGCTTGTTTGATAGCGGTCTTCAactgatgcagaagatggcggGTTGCGTCGGATTCCACGGTGTACCACCAACCTGGCATCTGGCCTAAACCTCCAATGCGAGAACCGATTCCCAGTGCACCCTTACGGCCGAACTCTACAGCGACTAACCCAAATGGTTCGTCTCTGGAGGGAATCAGAGCGAAGTCGGCACCAGAAAATACGTATGGAGGCAAAACGGTGAACTCTGGCTTAGAGAAGACGCGACCAGGGAACATTTCCATGATGCGCTCTAGCTTTGTAGCAGCCAGTCTACCATAGAGATCAACGATAGGTCCAACGCAGATCAATTGCACGTGGGGTCTGGCGGATAATATCGCTGGCATGACATCTGCAATCAAATCCACTCCCTTCTGCTTCGACCATCGCCCGACGAACACAAGTAGGTCAGCATCACGATCTTCATTCAAACCAGCCCACTTCTGGGCCTGTAGCTTATCATTGATTCGTTCTTCGTAGGACTGGATTGGAACCTCGGCGTCTGCGTTATTTGTCATGTCCCCTGTGTCGGAGGGGTCTGGGTTTGGAAGACTGCCAATCTTTTCAAGACTCCAGAAAATCGGGTATCTAGCCCATGAGCGCTTTCCATACTTTTTGGACACACCTACTGCGCCGAAACCGCGTTGGTAGAATCGCACATAGCTCGCACCAgtgtgaagaaggttgaagacGTTTCCAAATTGACTGTACTTGGTTGCAGTTTCGATGGGAAGGTTGAAGACCGAACAgacttccttcttttcctggggGTTTCTCAGGGGCCAAAGACCCTGGAATTCAGCATTATGTAAGGACAGGCACACCGGGATGGTACGCGTGGGAAGCAAATACAGTGGTGCTAAACAACCATGGAAATCGTTGATATGATAGAGATCGATTGACGGGAATCGTTTGATCGTCTCTGCGATACATTGGTTCCATGCCGAATAGTAGATTGCACtgtcaagatcatccatgcgaggaggatatggctcTGCTTTGGTCTGTTGGCGGAAAACTGGAGCGTCGAGCAGGACATAGGTGATGTTATCAACTATATGATATTGCACATTGATAAAATATGGCTTGTCCAGGATAGTGACCACGAAAGGCTCGGATGGCGTGTCCTGAGGATATTCAATGTCACCAACGCAAGGAACAACCCAGATCAAGTTTTGATGCTTCAGATGCTGAGACATGAGTTGTGCCATGACGCCTAGACCGCCGAtcttgaccttgaccttCCAGTCTTCGATGTTGTATTCCATGGTGGCGATCAATACTGTACGACGTTGCTCAGGGGCTCCCGCGATAGCAATGTCTGTCGGTATATCCTTATCTGATATCGACTTATCCGACTCGTCGTCGCCGGAGAACTTTTCTCTGACCCTCCGCCAAAACAGGAGCGGTAGCTTATCTTCTTTGGCCACATCGCCATCGGTATTGAGTTTAACACGGTAGAATGTcctgatgaagatgaagataccAGCAAATCCCATGAGAATTGGAAGCACCCAGAGAAGAATGTATAGCACGAGCTGGGCCCATCCAGATCCGACCGGAAGCATCTCATATCTCAAGTTGGCGTCATTGAGCGTGATGGTCCAGCCGAGGTGCGGGAATGGAGGCAGCTTTGTGATATTGATCACGTTGGACGATAGGTAAGACGGAGGAAGTTTCTGAACTACAGATGAGTTGTCGACATCACCATACACCTCTGTAACGTCGGGCCGCCCATCCTTTAACATTCCCCAGACACTCATTTGTCCAATGGCCGGCCACTCGTAGACAAAATCGTACTTCCAACGATGATCCTTGGTATCGTATCTCATCTTGTTATCCAGTCCCGCATCGTAACCATATTGATTGAACGGACCGTTCCAAAAGAGGTTAGGAAATCTTCGAGCAACACCTTTTTCCCAGCCATGATCACCTTCCTGAATGTAATCACTACTGCCGGTGAGCCTTGAAAAGTACTGTACGCGAATATGAGTTCCCTTCCACTTCTGAGCGTCTGTTCCGGTCCACTCTGGGAAGTCGACTAGGGTGTTGTCACCGGTATACGTTGTCCAGTTGGACCAGTTAAGGCCAAAATCAGTCGAGTAGCGAAATTTATCAGCACCAGCGGCGTCATGCTGGATATAGAAGCTGCCGTTGTCGGATTTCTGCACAAGACTGGTGGAATAATTGGACAGTGGGGATAAAAGGGGATTGTTTTGACTTCCGACACGGAATAAGAACTGGTCAACCGCATCGGTATGAACTCCAGACGTCGTGGAAACGTTCTTAACTGTCAGCTGATGGATTCCGTGGTGGACATTTTTCAGCTTGGCAGACCATGTCCAAACGGTTGGAACCTCCCCAACAAAGTTATCACTGCTTGTCCTTGGGGAGATTTTGTTGCAAGACACGCTAGATGTGTCAAGGGAAGCTGTAACTCCCTTCACTGTCGTTGAGTTCAAAGAGATGGCATCGGCGATCTTGTCACAGTCCATCTCTTTTGAATATCCGAGCTGGATGTCGACAGTTTGGCCACTGTCATCCGTAGACAACAATCGGGCGTCGTGGCCAGGAACGAACTCAGTAACAGTAGGGCCGGGCTCAACGAAGTTCTCGGCCTCTATGTAGGCACGGTATTCCCATGGAAGCAATTTCATACTGCGGATGCATCCATAGCTCTCAGTGCTATTGTGGACTGCGATTTCGCCCGGACCATCTTCTAAAGTGAGCTCATCGTACGGATAGAAGAGATTCTTCAGCTTAGTTCCCGACTTGAAAGGCGACAGCAAGGCGgtatctttctttttgcagtCACCACCGTAGGTTTCAGTTTTGTTAGCATTATGATACACAAGCCAAAGGTTCTGACTGTTCTTGCTtgcctccttctggacgCCTGGGAAGTAGCTCCGCAGAACCGACCATAGACCAGTCACAGTCGGCGTGTCCGTTGAACCAGGAAGGTACACATCCTTTGTCAGCTGAGAAAGCGTTTGAAGATAAAACCCATCATTTGCTACCGGATACTGCTCCCGAATTTCGAACATGCGCTTCATGATATTGCGCAGAGGGTGTGCCGGATTCCGCTGATCATACGTAACGGTGATATCCTCGCAGCCGTGTAGTCCCTTCTCATTAGGGAAATCGTAGAATTTGGATGTATTCAAAGTCATGCATCCATGTGTCCACCATGCCGTCTGATACGTCATTGGCTGCCGGCCGAACAGGTAGTTAGAAGCAGTAGATTCAAAAACATACATCGCCTGCTCTTCGCCCCATAGGATCAGAGGAATTCCAGGGAGCTCCAAGGTGACGATAtaaagacccagaagatatTTCTCGGTGCCATTTACGATTGCTGGCCAGCGAAAGTTGTCCTGGTTTGAGACACCAAACATGTGCCTCGGGTCTACTTCACCCGTGTATGCATTGAGGAAGTCGTTGCTGACGAGCATCCCATTCCAGGCCTCGATAAAATCAGTAGGCAAGTCAAAGCCAGCCACTAGATTACCATCCATTCCCAGGAAACGAGTCATCGAACGGTAGATCGTGTAGTGAAACGCGGCTGAGTCCAACGCCTGGTATCCATCGTCTCTGAGAAAATATCCGTCCGAACTATTCTTCAACTTAACACCAGCATCTGCAGATTCAGGCTGCTGATCTGGCTGACGACCGCGTCCAAGGTAAAGACTGCCAAAGGTATTTCCTGATGTGATCTCACCGGGAAGGAAAAAGTTATGCTTGCCATATTTCTTCGCACACTCACGGTAGACGGCGGTTATTTCACTTAGGGGCTCGAGGGTTGTCTGAACGGCTTTATCGAAACGGAAACCATCGATATCTAGACTAGCGATCTGAATGCAAGAATGCTTAGTGATGACATCACGAATAGGCTTGTGCCATTCACGCAGACGATCTTGCACCGAGGCGAACTTGGTAAGCTGGCGCTTCCAGTCTGGAAAGTTACCGAACGCCTCCAGCTCTCCAAATTGATCGAAATCGCTATTATAGCACCCTTTCAGCTCCTCAACACCACCTGATGTCAACGGATACCCAGTCTCATTCCAAAACTTCGGGAAGTTGCAGGTCTCGTTGTACTCATTTCCGAATTTGAAGTCCGCGTACTGTCTATCTGAGATCCACTGCACTTCATATTCATCTGCTCGAAAATCGGCTGAATCGTTGAGATGTCCTTTGAAACCAATAAGGTTGCTCATTCTGCATATACTCGTCAACCAGTGTTGATCTGAGACACCTGGGATATGTACTTACGTTGCCAGTGTATTATCCACGATCACATACATATCTCGTTTGTGGATCTCAGTGATGGTCCGTCTCCAATCCTCGAGTGTGCCATGGTGCATGTCGAGCAAAGTGGTATCAACCGGTGAGTAGCCATCGTAGGCCCAGGGAAGGTTCATCAAGTACGTTCCAGCGAAGTAAATGCCCTACCAGAGTAAGCACCAAGATCGGATCACAATCGGCTCAACACACCTTGAAACCCATGCCCCTAATATAATCCAGCGTATCAATTAGACCAACCAAATCGCCCCCGTGGCGCATTTGATTCGAGCCAACCACATGCTCAAAGGCGGTGccattgatatcatcattcttcgGGTCACCGTTAGCGATGCGGTCCAAAAAGATGGTATAGATCGGAAAGCGCCAGTTATCGGGCGACGGGTGATATTCATGATCCGGCCACTCTCCCCAATAATCAATCGGCGCTTCGGCGGTTTTATTTTCATTCAGGTTATAGTCAACGAGCGACTCAGTGTATGGCCAGCTTAAGGCGGTAGCGCTCAGTAACGACAGGATAAGGATCGCTGAGCGCTGCATCACCGTGAGGAACATCCCGGCAGTGGCCTGCTACCGACAACTGCGCGCGACTTAGGCTCTCGATAATCTCAAACGGAATAAATCCTACATGCCCTGGGCGTGGTCAAAAGCGAGGGAAATCAAACGAAGGAACGAGCGACCTGTCGACTCGAAAAAGCAGCTGCAAAACTTTTCGTAAAGAAGGCTTGGAACCATCAGGCCGGGAAGGATGGGGATA
This window of the Aspergillus oryzae RIB40 DNA, chromosome 8 genome carries:
- the ags3 gene encoding alpha-1,3-glucan synthase Ags3 (glycogen synthase); the encoded protein is MFLTVMQRSAILILSLLSATALSWPYTESLVDYNLNENKTAEAPIDYWGEWPDHEYHPSPDNWRFPIYTIFLDRIANGDPKNDDINGTAFEHVVGSNQMRHGGDLVGLIDTLDYIRGMGFKGIYFAGTYLMNLPWAYDGYSPVDTTLLDMHHGTLEDWRRTITEIHKRDMYVIVDNTLATMSNLIGFKGHLNDSADFRADEYEVQWISDRQYADFKFGNEYNETCNFPKFWNETGYPLTSGGVEELKGCYNSDFDQFGELEAFGNFPDWKRQLTKFASVQDRLREWHKPIRDVITKHSCIQIASLDIDGFRFDKAVQTTLEPLSEITAVYRECAKKYGKHNFFLPGEITSGNTFGSLYLGRGRQPDQQPESADAGVKLKNSSDGYFLRDDGYQALDSAAFHYTIYRSMTRFLGMDGNLVAGFDLPTDFIEAWNGMLVSNDFLNAYTGEVDPRHMFGVSNQDNFRWPAIVNGTEKYLLGLYIVTLELPGIPLILWGEEQAMYVFESTASNYLFGRQPMTYQTAWWTHGCMTLNTSKFYDFPNEKGLHGCEDITVTYDQRNPAHPLRNIMKRMFEIREQYPVANDGFYLQTLSQLTKDVYLPGSTDTPTVTGLWSVLRSYFPGVQKEASKNSQNLWLVYHNANKTETYGGDCKKKDTALLSPFKSGTKLKNLFYPYDELTLEDGPGEIAVHNSTESYGCIRSMKLLPWEYRAYIEAENFVEPGPTVTEFVPGHDARLLSTDDSGQTVDIQLGYSKEMDCDKIADAISLNSTTVKGVTASLDTSSVSCNKISPRTSSDNFVGEVPTVWTWSAKLKNVHHGIHQLTVKNVSTTSGVHTDAVDQFLFRVGSQNNPLLSPLSNYSTSLVQKSDNGSFYIQHDAAGADKFRYSTDFGLNWSNWTTYTGDNTLVDFPEWTGTDAQKWKGTHIRVQYFSRLTGSSDYIQEGDHGWEKGVARRFPNLFWNGPFNQYGYDAGLDNKMRYDTKDHRWKYDFVYEWPAIGQMSVWGMLKDGRPDVTEVYGDVDNSSVVQKLPPSYLSSNVINITKLPPFPHLGWTITLNDANLRYEMLPVGSGWAQLVLYILLWVLPILMGFAGIFIFIRTFYRVKLNTDGDVAKEDKLPLLFWRRVREKFSGDDESDKSISDKDIPTDIAIAGAPEQRRTVLIATMEYNIEDWKVKVKIGGLGVMAQLMSQHLKHQNLIWVVPCVGDIEYPQDTPSEPFVVTILDKPYFINVQYHIVDNITYVLLDAPVFRQQTKAEPYPPRMDDLDSAIYYSAWNQCIAETIKRFPSIDLYHINDFHGCLAPLYLLPTRTIPVCLSLHNAEFQGLWPLRNPQEKKEVCSVFNLPIETATKYSQFGNVFNLLHTGASYVRFYQRGFGAVGVSKKYGKRSWARYPIFWSLEKIGSLPNPDPSDTGDMTNNADAEVPIQSYEERINDKLQAQKWAGLNEDRDADLLVFVGRWSKQKGVDLIADVMPAILSARPHVQLICVGPIVDLYGRLAATKLERIMEMFPGRVFSKPEFTVLPPYVFSGADFALIPSRDEPFGLVAVEFGRKGALGIGSRIGGLGQMPGWWYTVESDATRHLLHQLKTAIKQALDSSQDAREEMRANSVRQHFPVLEWIQKLEALQRTAIQIHHTKNKNTVTGPMPESQNYWETQSVRMSTLGLPGPTQSVTEGLDTPPGRLLTPGQSRFAELQLEGADGNRNSSLGRKLSLGRRSGPGQDRKRPGKSPPRESQILGEDLEGENTDAEEEGTTTPQVNYISPEEAMAAVNNTLGTQDIGMAHTNNSTHSLAGPQGSTYMSVPGSPNNMSRASSPMPGTPGLPQYPFQFALGSGGNTPFTHSRNVSMLSLPSVVADHNQPVFELQKVDPTFTDSTRHFTRRFEEILNNLNKKNSMTDCCIETYLMKSERKFYDMYNDAQLKKQPDDRAVSDSNSDTQDNRASYATVTGGSDSNDPDEIDLWLSRLGYKRPIAIQRFMRRRLGKWPVYALFLGLGQIIATNSAQMTLLVGQVGETATKLYIIATIYCISSICWWLLFYRFPSVIVLTLPWFIYCMAFIIIGVSPFALTSLGRAWAQNVAAGVYSAASSSGSLFFALNFGDQGAVPIKDWMFRASLIQGIQQLYTVALWYWSSKVTEAEVGGVSTAALSSWRLTAVVMPIAAVCFIVGVLLALGLPKYYRQSPGRILFFYTSLFRRRIVLWFFFMVIVQNWFLSAAFGRNWSFLWSSQHAKAWEVVILVIFFFVVLWVIILIIFRALSKEHSWILPVFGLSLGAPRWAQTWWGTSNIGYYLPWAGSLTSGALVSRCVWLWLGVLDEIQQVGLGMILLQTLTRVHVCFVLLAAQALGSIATICARGFAPNKLGPAGISPNVGTSLDTVGNAWFWIALFFQLLASWGFLLFYRREQLNRP